GAGTCAATCTTTGGCGCCACTGCTGCGCGAGCGGCTGAATGGTGTGGCGGCCGATCTTGACTTGGCTTGGCCCGAAGGGCAGGGACAGAGACAACTCACCGGTTTGATCTGGGCCTGGCTAGCCGCAGCAGGTGATTCAACGGTGCGCGCCGCTGCTGTGACTGCTGTGAGTGGTCCTTCAATGACCTTGGCTCGCGCAGCTCTGAAGGCGCTACAGCCTTTGGATTGCCCAGAACGAGAGGAAGCGTTGCGCCAATTCCACGACCGTTGGCAAGAGAAGCCAGTGATCTTTGACAGTTGGTTTGCTTTGGAAGCGTCGACGCCTCGCGCAGATGGTTTGCAACGTGTCACCTCTCTCTTGCAGCATCCGCGGTTTGATCCGATGGCGCCCAATGCTGTGCGTGCGGTGTTGGGAGGATTCGCTGGCAACCTTTTGGTGTTTCACGCGGACGATGGCAGCGGTTATCGCTTCATGGCTGAACAAATCATTGCCTTGGATCAGCGCAATGCGATTACCGCGTCGCGTTTGGCCAAGGTTTTCAGCCGCTGGGGTACATACAGCAGCAAGCGTCAAGCGCTTGTGAGGGCAGCGCTGGATCAACTCTCTGCCGCTCAGCTTTCCTCTAACACCCGCGAAGTGGTTGAGATGATGTTGGGGTAAGGTCCGCTCTAGCCATCAGCATTGATGCTTGAAAGGGAAGCTCGTATTTGATTCTCTTGTCTGTCTTTTCAGTGGTTGTAATGAAAATGCTGAATTGATTTCAGGCCTTAATCATTGTTGATTCCCCATCTGTTTAAATACTTCTTGACGGTATTGAGCTCCCTCGGGACCTGCATGTTTTCCCCACAATCCTTCCCAGTAAAAGTAAATCACTCCGTAACCACGATCATTCGCTAGCCGCACCTTTTCCTTCAAAACATCCATCGAGGTTGTTCGTTTGCCAAAGCCTGCCAAGACGCCAATCTGGATGGGGATGCCCCATTCGCGGGCTTTCCGTAAGGCGGGTTGGTCAAGATCTTTGGCATAACCCCTGAGCGAATAGGCATAGTTTTGAACGACGAGATCATCAATCAGCTGTCCAACGGCCCAGAGCTCCCAATCTTGAAGCCAGTTGTTATAAGCAAACCTGAATGGACCTGGTGAAAGGCTGATTCGCACGGGCAACGACTCTTGCTCCAGGCGAATGCGCAGGTCGCGAAGTAGACCGGTGAGTTTGCGGCGACGCCAGGTCATCCAATAACGATTGGTGTAGTCGCGGGGGGGAGCAATGCCGAATTCATTTTGATAAAGCGTTGATGTGTAAGGGTCGTAGCCCAATTCCACAGGCCAAGCAAAGTGGTCATCGAGTTGCAGTCCGTCCATCCGGCAGCGTTTCATCACTTCCACCACGAGGCCGATGAATCGCTCGCGGACTTGTGGGTGCGCAGGATTGAGCCACACCATCTCTTTGCCGTGCATCGTCATCACCGGGTCACCATTGGCCCGTGACAACACCCAGTCCGGATTGTCTTGCACGACCTCTGCGGAGGCGGGCTCCATGAGTCCGTACTCAAACCAGGGGACCACTTTCATCCCGCGTTTGTGAGCTTCCTTGCTCAGGGTGCAAATGGGATCAACCTTGATACCAGCGGTCTTTAGGGCTGGCTCCAGCGGGGCAAAGTCACTGGAGTGAAACGTCGTTCCACGACTCCAAACATTGGGATAAAGCACGGAGAATCCTGCTTCCTCAAGCTCATCAATGGCTTTCTTGATGTTCCGTTGGTCGTAGTAAAGCGGGCTAGGGCTATTGGTTAGCCAGACCCCTAGGGCCTGTTTTCGCTCAACACGCGGTAAACGACTTTTGCTCAGCAGGATGTTGGTGCTCTGGCCAAACGTGGCTGGAGGAGCCATGAGCAGGGTGAATGGCAAGCTGAGTGCCCAAAAAAAGTGTCTCAACAGCACAGATCAAGCTTGGGTTGAGTTAGCGGAACATCGAGCTAACAGAACTCTCCTCATGGATGCGCCAAATTGCTTCGCCGAGCATGTTGGCGACAGACAGCACATGCAGCTGGGGAAAGGTGTGATTGGATGCGATTGGGATGCTGTTGGTGACCACAACCTGTTCAAACAGGCCCTCTGCCGACAAACGTTCGATCGCTGGTGGAGAGAAGACGGGATGGGTGGCACAAGCGATGACGCCTGTCGCACCTTGATCTCTCAGCAACTTGGCACCGGAGCAGATCGTGCCTCCGGTATCGATCATGTCGTCGATCAGGATCGCCGTGCGGCCACTGACATCACCAATGACTGTGAGGCTTTCAGCCATGTTGTGACCGGTGCGGCGCTTGTCGATGATGGCCAGAGGAGCACCGTTCATTTGTTTGGCAAAGGCCCTGGCCCTTGCTACGCCACCGACGTCAGGCGACACGACCACCACCTCTCCCAGGTCTTGGGCGGAGAGGTAATCCACAAGCACCGGAGAGCCGTAA
The window above is part of the Synechococcus sp. WH 8020 genome. Proteins encoded here:
- a CDS encoding glycoside hydrolase family 10 protein, which produces MAPPATFGQSTNILLSKSRLPRVERKQALGVWLTNSPSPLYYDQRNIKKAIDELEEAGFSVLYPNVWSRGTTFHSSDFAPLEPALKTAGIKVDPICTLSKEAHKRGMKVVPWFEYGLMEPASAEVVQDNPDWVLSRANGDPVMTMHGKEMVWLNPAHPQVRERFIGLVVEVMKRCRMDGLQLDDHFAWPVELGYDPYTSTLYQNEFGIAPPRDYTNRYWMTWRRRKLTGLLRDLRIRLEQESLPVRISLSPGPFRFAYNNWLQDWELWAVGQLIDDLVVQNYAYSLRGYAKDLDQPALRKAREWGIPIQIGVLAGFGKRTTSMDVLKEKVRLANDRGYGVIYFYWEGLWGKHAGPEGAQYRQEVFKQMGNQQ
- a CDS encoding ribose-phosphate pyrophosphokinase; translated protein: MTSFLTAARAEQETLQHDTRRLRLFSGTSNPALAREIAAYLGVPDGPKVCKRFADGELYVQIQESIRGCDVFLIQPTCAPVNDNLMELLIMVDACRRASARQITAVVPYYGYARADRKTAGRESIAAKLTANLLVKSGVDRVLAMDLHSAQTQGYFDIPCDHIYGSPVLVDYLSAQDLGEVVVVSPDVGGVARARAFAKQMNGAPLAIIDKRRTGHNMAESLTVIGDVSGRTAILIDDMIDTGGTICSGAKLLRDQGATGVIACATHPVFSPPAIERLSAEGLFEQVVVTNSIPIASNHTFPQLHVLSVANMLGEAIWRIHEESSVSSMFR